In Nilaparvata lugens isolate BPH unplaced genomic scaffold, ASM1435652v1 scaffold9716, whole genome shotgun sequence, the genomic stretch TTTAAAACATTGCTTTTGTTATATTGGTCAGATTTAACTTTCCAATagcaatcatattatttttattttttatcattctttattgattgatacaataagtacatcatcaaaatgatagggagagaaaaataagatgaCCCTGTTGCTATTCCTCTCcgaaatttagataaggttacacatagttagtccgaaataggttaagttttGTAGTTGTTCATTTcacaaattttcagtccttaattatttctaCAACgtataatttgaatttagattattcaaaagcaacatagaaatatttcacattattatcattgaaataggaaatattcacatattaaagaaataattttgcaggaccgaaaaacaaacttaatattctGATACTCTTCATATTACCTTAAACTCCACCAACAAACCTTCATCTACATATTGGTCTTTGTGGGGGAATTCCGTGTACTATATGTACTCGCTTGCTATTTTTGTAAAGTACCTATGTTATAAAGAaggaataaagattatttgaatttgacatAGAATATACATTATCTAAAACTCCAATAACACACATTTATCCGGTTGTAGAGTCATGTAGtccaaataaaattttgttttgaattgaaaaattcataatttgaaaTGTGTAATTTACGTTGAGAAAGTTTAATTGGTAGAGAGGACTAAAAAGTCCTAATTCCGCCAAATAAAGAAAGTTTTCATtccaaatttttgaattttcataaaactTGAAATCTGTTTCAACAGAAAACACATCGACCTCGATCCAATTTTTTATAACATAAATGTTATTGGAATAATGAGTAATGTGATACGAATAACTATTTAGCTTCTGTAATGTgttattttaattgaatgtgTGATTTTCTATGAAATGTGTTATTTGTTTGAACAGAAACGCAAGATGTGGACCTTGATGCGATTCTGGGAGAATTGTGTGCCTTGGAGTCGCAGTATGACGAAGCTATGCTGGTGCCGCTGCTGCCAACCCCAACAATGGTAACTTaactacctaaaaagtaaaTTCTTATGGTTTtagttggtggggagttccttaCGGGAAGGTCCTACCTagcctgaatatatcataaCATTCAATCCGTTAATGGGACTCTTGGAGTACATGTGATTACCACtgtgatcttgaaatgtacaatagaatttccTCTTCCACCTGCTGTAAACGATTTAAGGAAAGTAATTTTCGtagagtgagatttgattgttgaaaaaaatccggaaattgtagatatttttatcatattaacggttttggcagtacTATGATGAAGAAAAGTGaatcaagatggattttagacaactgagctcgtagaggatgaatttatatacaatttggaatcaatataGAGTTTCTaagatgtatcagactcgttttagaaactcttgatcaacagtaaaatcacggaaaaaatgtaaaaactgaaatcttctgtaactttcgaatggtaatggaattttgaatgaatgaatgaatgaatttatttgccagaaacaaaatacaaaaaagctttacaaaaaataaatataagtatatgccactgcacttaaaccaagatacatacatttatttattagatataataacgaaataatgatatcatttatattataaataatagttataaattaagattcaatttatgttcacatgcataagtacagtaggtgaggcaaaaacaccggcaaagtGTTTGTACAAATGAAAGTATTATtcattggagtgggtagaggggaacaattttcacatcctcactagatttgaaaatgttatcagGAGTATTTAAAaaacatgcagctttgaatatagaaattggccattttatgtgtattggaatatgggcttaagtacactcaacaataaatcttccacttttcgaccgaatttgacttatgatgaatgattttggaccgccttgatgagccgagaagaatgaagtgtagtacgatgaatctgagcattgtgtcagaagttataagtgtttgaaattttgatccttgaggtgtccttaagcgcgcctctccactaggaaatactgaaatgaagtgcatctaacgggtgattctcatagaacataatcttatgaacttatgtcattgtgcgaaatatcaatgtgaggactatgtagttggtgatgatggttgaagctgaaaattaggtgttttccacaatacaaggagcattgttgtcaggtgtacctggaaatctatatgagatagagcgctctacctgatctcagattgtagagcacaaaaatacgctcagagggattttgaattatacatctaaatggtaacaatcggaagatattgttgatcaaaatctaaaacTCTCTCTTCaactctctcttctctcttctcttgactctctcttcaaatttcactcatttttgaaaaatcataactcagtactcattggagatagagagtttcgaatgatctcattttattcaaaatttcatattctagaaaaaaggcaaaagcaaatttttctgtccgattacgagatttggcagaaatagctgaaaactggaaaatgagccgaaaatacgaggtttttgggccactctgtatctagcacaaggaaattttgcatgaagaaattggttctggacttctcttatgtacccaaataatatataaaaaatcagaactacaatataaattgcaagcacgcccccttttttatgtctatattgactggactattgaaCATATTTTAGCTGTTTTTATAGAGttgtttttccaatgttttatAATATGTGGCCCTTATCAGATTTACTCAGGTTATATTATGTAGAGTACAGTTTCACCTATTGTTaggaaaaatgattttttatttatttattcattcattcattcaaacaataagtacatcatcaaaatgatagggagaggaaaataaggtaacctttgttattcctctcccaaatttagacaggttacaccatagagaaacaatagcgtaagtagatatcccatggtatagggcgtttatgtcgcaactttactgttatctcaagccgatagatagcccacgtagttcttcccgtgaagctttatgacgctggcagtctctcatattgtgccattcatacactcttacccggtcaaaacagtaaaaatcaacaataatcgacagtaatcggcttgggataacagttttaaagttgcgacatgaacgccctataccatgggatatctacttacgctattgtttcctATGGGTTACACATAGTAACCACAACAACAACATCAAGGTCAATAATATCGATTCATTTGTTCAGGATAAGTTAAttatcttgttttttttttgcatgtttaggaattgaaaatactacagtCGTTGAGCACCATAGGAGACAGCCTTCGGAAACGCCGGCTGTCATCAGGACAGACAGTCCAGACAATGACTCTGCCTTCTCAGACAGTGTGTCGCTCCTCTCCAGTGAGAGTTCGGCCTCCAGCGGCAGGAATGACTGTCTCAGGCCTTCGCAGGTAATTTCAAGTTAACAGATGGAAATTGTTGAGTTATCTCATTT encodes the following:
- the LOC120349373 gene encoding uncharacterized protein LOC120349373, producing TQDVDLDAILGELCALESQYDEAMLVPLLPTPTMELKILQSLSTIGDSLRKRRLSSGQTVQTMTLPSQTVCRSSPVRVRPPAAGMTVSGLRRETPTAAIRTAAARRKRSGWRCRR